TCCAATGGATTTTATTTGTCATGTATTATATTTGAAAGACGACAAAGACACATGACATTATTTATAAGATTTTCGTGTATATAGTAGATCTGTGAGTACCAATCATATTTATTAATGTTGAAGCCATTATCAATAAAAAGATAATGCAtcagaaattttaaaaataaccgaAACTCTGATTCTATGCACGTacgaacatttctgaattcttatCTTCAGCATCTCTCAAAATTCTATCTTCAAGCTGGTCTGCACACACTTAAAGTCTATTAGATCGATTAAGGATCACTTTGTGCACTTGATTATTTTCTACCTTATTTGTTGTTTATCTTAGCTGAATTGTAGTAAAAAGCTTGTAACTATCAGAAAACATATTTTTGAATAGATTGAGGTTGTTGTGTAGTTGCTAGGAGTTTTAGCTCAGAAGATTGTTGAACCGAGCTAGAGTGGGTTCTGTACAAGAGTCGTACTAATAAAAACTTATAGTGAAATCTTTTTGGATGTAGAAGAAGAGACATATAAGCTTTGTTTTCAAACTTCCATGAATAAACTATAGACTCTATGTACTTGCAGTCACTTACTTATCTGACACGATTctttatgtatatattttagtCACTTTGTGTATTGAGTTTTTTCTGTAATTTTTTATACTTTTTAGTAGCTTGAGTCACTtaatttgattgaaaaattatttcaagCTGCTAATCCAGATGTTATACTTGTTTAATAAGTTAATTCACCCCTATTaaacttgttttttttaatcCCAGCACCAACTCATCAATTTTTCAATACTATTTCAGTATTTTTTTTGTTACATCAACTATTTTTCGATGTCATGTCAGCATATAAAATAAGacagaaaggaaaaaaaaatcaaaattagcACATCTAAATTAAAATTCGAAAACTTAATGGATCAAAATCGAAAACCGAAAAAATCGTCATGGACAAGAAAagttattttactgttatttatccATTAGCAGAAGTGGAAGAAATAGAAGACAAACACGTCACTTAATTAAACTAATGAAGAACAAGTCAAAGTTGTAGTATTCACACTCTTCTGTAACCACCAAGATCTTCGAGAGTCAACACATTCGCACATGGGCGGAGCTTCCCGCAGCCGGTGTGGGAAACACATATTACTTGTAGCATTCACACTCTTCTGTAACCACCAAGATCTTCAAGAGTCAACAAATTCATGCATCTTGGTGGTTACAGAATAATACAACGACGACGGAGCCAGAAATTTGATACTGCATTGTATAAAAAATGACATAAATATtttgagtaggtttcttgtgagacggtctcacgaatctttatctgtgagacgagtcaatcctatcgatattcacaataaaaagtagacaaaaacttgtgtgcgacggactcacaggtcgtattttgtgagatggatctcttatttgggtaatccatgaaaaaaatattactttttatgctaatattattattttttattgtgaatatcggtagggttgacccgtctcacagataaaaattcttaagaccgtctcacaagagatctactctaaaAAGCAATGCTcttaatataaaaagtaatattttttcattgatgacccaaataagagatatgtgagatcgtctcacacaagtttttgtcaatttttttttaaaaaagaatcgAATTGCATATCCTTATAATGTCTATATTAAAATTAatctaatttataaaaaataatatattatcgtAATAATGGTTAATTTATACATATTTGAAATTTCACATCCATCTCTATAAACTCTCACGAGAAAAGAAGGATGTAATCTTTGACACACTACGTTATTTGTCAACTTTGTACGAGAAAACAAAAAACAATGGCTTCTTGAATTCCACCAATAACTTCTACCAATAACATTGATCACATGTTTCGGATGTTATTCTGCATCTTCTTCTACTTGTACTTTGCCACGACTCCTGCGACTTGCTTGAGCAATGAAACGGATTTTGCAGCTCTGCTGGCGTTCAAGAACGCGGTTGATGATGATCCATCGGGGGCTCTGAAGTCATGGAATGAAACTGCACACTTTTGTGAATGGGAAGGGATTCTGTGCAGTCAAAGGCATCGAGGTCGAGTCGTATCCCTCAACTTGAGGTCCCGTGGCCTTGTGGGATCCCTTCCACCCCATTTGGGTAATCTTTCTTTTCTTAGAGCATTCATTCTGCAGAACAACAGCTTTTATGGTGAAATCCCGGAAGATTTTGGTCGTATGAGGCGTCTTGAGATCGTCGAGTTTAGTAACAATTCTTTCAGTGGAGAGATACCAAGAAACCTCTCCCAGTGCTCAAATCTTTATTACCTCAATTTGATAGATAATGAACTCACAGGAATCATAATCCCGGAGCTAGGTTCTATGTTCAAACTTGAGGCTTTAGGCCTGACAACAAACAATCTCTCGGGTACTATACCATCATTTATAGGGAACCTAACAAGTTTAACGCGACTGTCTCTGTCAAACTGTGGGTTGGAAGGAGAAATTCCGGAATCACTTGTTCAACTCCGTCGGCTGAGATTTATCAATTTAAGTAACAACAAGCTGACTGGTGAAATTCCATATGGTCTATACAATATATCAAATATAACAGTTTTCTCAATGGGTTTGAATGGACTTCATGGAAACATCCCTCCAGATATTGGATTCACACTTCCGAAATTGCGGGTTTTTGACTTGGGAGGCAATTATTTTGATGGTCTAGTTCCTGTTTCGATCTCAAATGCTTCCTTTCTTGAAAGTATATACttgttttttaataaatttactgGGCAAATGCCAAATGATTTCCACCGGCTTTCGGCCCTCGAAGAACTTCTCATCCAGTTTAATGGTTTGGAGGGAGATATTAGCTTTATATCATCTTTGACAAATTGTACTAACCTTGAATCATTAGATGTCTCTTTTAATCTTTTGAGCGGTTCATTGCCAGACTCCATTGCCAATCTTTCAAGGCAGCTTAGCCAGCTGTATATAGGAGAAAATCAAATACAGGGAACAATTCCTGCGGGTATTGAAAACCTTATCGGACTTACTATACTTGATTTTCGAAACAATGTCCTTGAAGGTGGTATTCCTTGGGGCATTGGGAAACTAAGCAAGTTGCAAGAGATCGACATGGGAACAAATAAATTGACAAATGAGATACCATCTTCTCTTGGTAACATGACATTGTTGAACCGCGTATCCTTCAAGGAGAATTTCTTGTATGGAGAGATACCTCAAAGTCTGAGTAATTGGAAAAACTTGCTAAGCTTAGACCTTTCTTCCAACAATCTCAACGGCTCAATACCTCGAGATGTTATTAGCCTTTCTTCTATTTCGATTTTCTTTAACATGTCACACAATGGTTTTACGGGTCCTATTCCTCTGGAAGTTGGCTCTCTCATAAATCTCAAGGACTTGGACTTGTCTCACAATAGATTATCAGGACCAATACCAAGAACTTTCAGCAGCTGCATCATGCTACAACGCCTCCACCTGGAAAGAAATTCTCTTGAAGGAGAGATACCTACTGGGCTTAGTGCTTTGAAGGGACTGCAAGAATTGGATCTTTCACAGAATAACTTATCAGGTTCTATCCCAAGTTTTCTAGCTAATGAGTTGAATCTGATAAGTTTGAATCTGTCCTTCAATAGGCTGCAAGGAGAAGTGCCAACACAAGGAGTGTTTCAGAATGGAAGTGCGATTTCACTTGAAGGAAACGACAACTTATGTGGAAGGATTGCTTCGTTAAAGCTTCCTCCTTGCCCATCTACAAATTTCAAGAAGAAACATTTCTCAAATCTCTGGAAAATCTTGATCTCTGTGTTGGGTGCTGGGGCCATATGCCTCACGCTCTCGGTATGCATCTGGATATTCGTCTTTAGAAGACGAATATCACAGGAGGCTCGGTATTCAGTGCCATCACTTCCTGAGTCCTTCTTAAGGTTATCCTTTGAAGATCTTGTGAAAGCCACAGATGGATTCTCCGAAGCTAATTTGCTCGGTTCTGGAAGATTTGGATCTGTTTACGAAGGAATTCTTGAAGACAAACAAATGT
This window of the Primulina tabacum isolate GXHZ01 chromosome 12, ASM2559414v2, whole genome shotgun sequence genome carries:
- the LOC142521481 gene encoding receptor kinase-like protein Xa21; the protein is MFRMLFCIFFYLYFATTPATCLSNETDFAALLAFKNAVDDDPSGALKSWNETAHFCEWEGILCSQRHRGRVVSLNLRSRGLVGSLPPHLGNLSFLRAFILQNNSFYGEIPEDFGRMRRLEIVEFSNNSFSGEIPRNLSQCSNLYYLNLIDNELTGIIIPELGSMFKLEALGLTTNNLSGTIPSFIGNLTSLTRLSLSNCGLEGEIPESLVQLRRLRFINLSNNKLTGEIPYGLYNISNITVFSMGLNGLHGNIPPDIGFTLPKLRVFDLGGNYFDGLVPVSISNASFLESIYLFFNKFTGQMPNDFHRLSALEELLIQFNGLEGDISFISSLTNCTNLESLDVSFNLLSGSLPDSIANLSRQLSQLYIGENQIQGTIPAGIENLIGLTILDFRNNVLEGGIPWGIGKLSKLQEIDMGTNKLTNEIPSSLGNMTLLNRVSFKENFLYGEIPQSLSNWKNLLSLDLSSNNLNGSIPRDVISLSSISIFFNMSHNGFTGPIPLEVGSLINLKDLDLSHNRLSGPIPRTFSSCIMLQRLHLERNSLEGEIPTGLSALKGLQELDLSQNNLSGSIPSFLANELNLISLNLSFNRLQGEVPTQGVFQNGSAISLEGNDNLCGRIASLKLPPCPSTNFKKKHFSNLWKILISVLGAGAICLTLSVCIWIFVFRRRISQEARYSVPSLPESFLRLSFEDLVKATDGFSEANLLGSGRFGSVYEGILEDKQMSVAVKVLNLEIKGASKSFTSECNAIRGIRHRNLLKILSVCESIDSQGNNFKALVYEFMAYGSLDKWLHKNLSLAQRLNIAIDVASAVEYLHNGTDSVVVHGDLKPSNILLDEHLTAHVGDFGLAKVISNICPPNETGTNSAAIKGTIGYIPPEYGMTNDISIQGDIYSCGIFLLEMITNIRPTDDAAFGGHSNLHDLVSHALQSQETDQIIPREHTDSKIKNCMTCILQIGVACSKESPKDRMQMNDVVRKLHDIQKAYLA